A genomic window from Vitis riparia cultivar Riparia Gloire de Montpellier isolate 1030 chromosome 18, EGFV_Vit.rip_1.0, whole genome shotgun sequence includes:
- the LOC117906907 gene encoding DNA topoisomerase 2-binding protein 1-A isoform X1 produces MMMAKSLKGANVFMSRNLVPPELFDSLHDALKLNGADVFLCCDPSRNGPNDYHIISSSDHEKFEDLRAKGCNLLGPQCVLSCAKEHRPLPKQGFTCCLAMDGVKVLASGFDMDEKVKIGKLVTAMGGVLHTKASSDVSFVIVKNVLAAKYKWASNILKKPIVTINWLHQCWTEHRVVPQESYRVLPFSGLTICVTKIPADERKEMEILIKQNGGKYSADLTRNCTHLITDAPEGDKYKVARRWGHIHIVTRKWFDQSIARKACVNEESYTVQGGSASSINSVRTHLTASQSQDKSNVNFQSASSSLAADSILQAVPCSGIGDPDLEATLSQNTCSTFLDAPIFIKEGETREPAMQDKDENKLDGLVADDSQTEDSDLYLSDCRILLVGFEASEMRKLVNMVRRGGGSRYMSFNEKLSHIVVGTPSEVEKKVVRGLAATGVISVVRTIWLEDCDHEKKEVSVLRRHIAHDLLLPKDSACLNKGAVVGIINQGKSSTVASSMPADQSLGSMNTGSRMLLEKSKQRIPEVNVNWDNFLEETARSAQQSMPSINDKYKKTQQKMEQYSNTLNVKDGKESRVFKGKQFRFSHSFPEDRRAEIVQWVNQGGGDVVDDWCKQNVHFVVECHGALLPKSVNASQTTHVSSHWIRSCLEDGCLLDVSSHILYSPLPCQIPLPGFEKLRFCVSQYEEKDRLLLRNLCFVLGAKFVEKLTKKVTHLLCKFTGGPKYEAACKWGIESVTSEWIYECIKQNGVVYVDSFCPKEITAHDRQAGLCIMSQYPTQAAQMISADKGSQLPTQSHDLGDIPTQSICNRSDRFNEEARHSSVHTKRARLLEDESQKTVPPSGAQDMDFISKMNSSGTTITAVTEETSHVVPDVAAAIEDLLEQTSKIHDLKSPGRTGCEKHLFSSDCSPLGQDHADSHSSFDLSKHWLNRIEKKDDICNPPGDVKASTYDGFSETQTESQVVGYEEDLSGRQMIIDRVRTRSSMC; encoded by the exons ATGATGATGGCGAAATCGTTAAAGGGCGCGAATGTGTTCATGTCGCGGAACCTGGTCCCGCCGGAACTCTTTGATTCGCTTCACGACGCTCTCAAGCTTAACGGCGCCGATGTTTTCCTCTGCTGCGATCCTTCGAGGAACGGCCCTAACGATTACCACATTATCTCATCTTCCGATCAC GAGAAATTTGAGGATCTTAGGGCTAAGGGTTGTAATTTGCTCG GGCCACAATGCGTGCTTTCATGTGCAAAGGAACACAGGCCTCTTCCGAAACAAGGGTTCACTTGTTGCCTTGCGATGGATGGGGTTAAAGTCCTCGCGTCTGGTTTTGACATGGATGAGAAG GTTAAGATTGGGAAGTTGGTGACTGCAATGGGAGGTGTTTTGCATACTAAAGCATCTTCCGATGTGAGCTTTGTGATTGTGAAGAACGTTTTGGCTGCAAAGTACAAG TGGGCTTCTAACATTCTCAAGAAACCAATTGTTACTATCAATTGGTTACATCAATGCTGGACTGAGCACCGTGTGGTTCCTCAGGAGTCATACAGGGTTCTTCCCTTTTCTGGATTGACAATTTGTGTTACTAAAATTCCAGCAG ATGAACGCAAGGAGATGGAAATTCTTATCAAACAAAATGGGGGAAAATATTCTGCTGACCTTACCAGGAATTGCACACATTTAATAACTGAT GCTCCTGAAGGTGACAAATACAAGGTTGCCCGAAGATGGGGCCATATCCATATTGTTACTCGGAAATGGTTTGATCAATCTATTGCTAGAAAAG CATGTGTTAATGAGGAGTCCTATACTGTTCAGGGTGGTTCTGCATCTTCAATCAACTCTGTAAGGACACATTTGACAGCGTCACAAAGCCAAGACAAGAGTAATGTAAATTTCCAATCTGCCTCATCTTCATTGGCTGCAGATTCAATCTTGCAAGCTGTTCCATGTAGTGGGATTGGAGATCCAGATCTAGAAGCGACTCTTTCTCAGAACACATGTTCTACGTTTTTGGATGCTCCTATTTTTATCAAAGAGGGGGAAACCAGAGAGCCTGCCATGCAGGATAAGGATGAAAACAAGTTAGATGGGCTTGTTGCTGATGATTCTCAAACTGAGGACAGTGACTTGTACTTATCAGATTGCAGAATTTTACTTGTTGGTTTTGAAGCCTCTGAAATGCGTAAGCTAGTAAATATGGTGCGCAGAGGTGGGGGCTCCCGGTATATGTCATTCAATGAAAAATTGAGTCACATAGTTGTTGGAACTCCTTCAGAAGT TGAAAAAAAGGTTGTAAGGGGCCTTGCAGCTACAGGTGTCATTTCTGTGGTAAGGACAATCTGGCTTGAAGATTGTGATcatgaaaagaaagaagttTCTGTACTTCGGAGGCATATTGCTCATGATTTGCTCCTTCCAAAAG ATTCTGCTTGCTTGAACAAAGGAGCAGTGGTAGGCATTATAAACCAGGGGAAAAGCTCTACAGTTGCATCCAGCATGCCAGCTGACCAGTCACTGGGAAGCATGAACACTGGATCTAGAATGTTATTGGAGAAAAGCAAGCAAAGAATTCCGGAAGTTAACGTGAATTGGGACAACTTTCTAGAAGAAACAGCGAGGTCTGCTCAGCAAAGCATGCCTTctataaatgataaatataagaAGACTCAACAGAAGATGGAGCAATATTCCAACACTCTAAATGTTAAGGATGGGAAGGAATCAAGAGTGTTTAAGGGGAAGCAGTTTCGCTTTTCACATTCTTTTCCTGAAGATAGA AGAGCTGAAATTGTTCAGTGGGTAAATCAAGGGGGAGGAGATGTAGTGGATGATTGGTGCAAACAGAATGTGCACTTCGTTGTTGAATGTCATGGTGCTTTGCTACCCAAGTCTGTCAATGCCTCTCAAACTACTCATGTGTCCAGTCACTGGATTCGATCTTGTTTAGAG GATGGATGCTTGCTGGACGTCAGCAGTCACATTCTTTATTCTCCCCTTCCCTGCCAGATCCCTTTACCTGGATTTGAAAAGCTTCGCTTCTGTGTTTCACAGTATGAAGAGAAAGATAGATTGCTGTTAAGAAACTTGTGCTTTGTTCTTGGAGCTAAATTTGTGGAGAAACTGACTAAAAAGGTCACCCATTTGCTATGTAAGTTCACTGGGGGCCCAAAATATGAGGCTGCTTGTAAATGGGGAATAGAATCAGTTACATCTGAATGGATTTATGAGTGCATCAAGCAG AACGGAGTTGTTTATGTGGACTCATTTTGTCCAAAAGAAATTACTGCTCATGACCGGCAAGCAGGATTATGCATTATGAGCCAGTATCCTACACAAGCTGCTCAAATGATATCTGCTGACAAGGGTTCCCAGTTACCAACTCAATCTCATGACCTTGGGGACATACCAACTCAATCTATTTGTAATAGAAGTGACAGATTTAATGAAGAGGCAAGACATTCCAGTGTTCACACAAAAAGAGCAAGGCTTTTGGAAGATGAGAGTCAAAAGACTGTGCCTCCTTCTGGAGCACAAGACATGGATTTTATCAGCAAGATGAACTCTTCTGGAACCACCATCACTGCAGTTACCGAAGAAACTTCTCATGTTGTTCCTGATGTTGCTGCTGCTATTGAGGATTTGTTAGAGCAAACTAGTAAg ATTCATGATCTCAAATCACCAGGGAGGACTGGGTGTGAAAAACAT CTTTTCTCATCTGATTGTTCACCCCTTGGTCAAGATCATGCAGATTCTCATTCATCTTTTGACTTATCTAAGCACTGGTTAAACAG GATTGAGAAAAAAGATGATATTTGCAATCCTCCTGGAGATGTCAAGGCAAGCACTTATGATGGCTTTAGTGAAACACAAACAGAGTCTCAG GTCGTTGGCTATGAAGAAGACTTATCTGGTCGGCAAATGATAATAGACAGAGTTCGAACCAGAAGTAGCATGTGTTGA
- the LOC117906907 gene encoding DNA topoisomerase 2-binding protein 1-A isoform X2 has product MMMAKSLKGANVFMSRNLVPPELFDSLHDALKLNGADVFLCCDPSRNGPNDYHIISSSDHEKFEDLRAKGCNLLGPQCVLSCAKEHRPLPKQGFTCCLAMDGVKVLASGFDMDEKVKIGKLVTAMGGVLHTKASSDVSFVIVKNVLAAKYKWASNILKKPIVTINWLHQCWTEHRVVPQESYRVLPFSGLTICVTKIPADERKEMEILIKQNGGKYSADLTRNCTHLITDAPEGDKYKVARRWGHIHIVTRKWFDQSIARKACVNEESYTVQGGSASSINSVRTHLTASQSQDKSNVNFQSASSSLAADSILQAVPCSGIGDPDLEATLSQNTCSTFLDAPIFIKEGETREPAMQDKDENKLDGLVADDSQTEDSDLYLSDCRILLVGFEASEMRKLVNMVRRGGGSRYMSFNEKLSHIVVGTPSEVEKKVVRGLAATGVISVVRTIWLEDCDHEKKEVSVLRRHIAHDLLLPKDSACLNKGAVVGIINQGKSSTVASSMPADQSLGSMNTGSRMLLEKSKQRIPEVNVNWDNFLEETARSAQQSMPSINDKYKKTQQKMEQYSNTLNVKDGKESRVFKGKQFRFSHSFPEDRRAEIVQWVNQGGGDVVDDWCKQNVHFVVECHGALLPKSVNASQTTHVSSHWIRSCLEDGCLLDVSSHILYSPLPCQIPLPGFEKLRFCVSQYEEKDRLLLRNLCFVLGAKFVEKLTKKVTHLLCKFTGGPKYEAACKWGIESVTSEWIYECIKQNGVVYVDSFCPKEITAHDRQAGLCIMSQYPTQAAQMISADKGSQLPTQSHDLGDIPTQSICNRSDRFNEEARHSSVHTKRARLLEDESQKTVPPSGAQDMDFISKMNSSGTTITAVTEETSHVVPDVAAAIEDLLEQTSKIHDLKSPGRTGCEKHLFSSDCSPLGQDHADSHSSFDLSKHWLNRLFRNLVSV; this is encoded by the exons ATGATGATGGCGAAATCGTTAAAGGGCGCGAATGTGTTCATGTCGCGGAACCTGGTCCCGCCGGAACTCTTTGATTCGCTTCACGACGCTCTCAAGCTTAACGGCGCCGATGTTTTCCTCTGCTGCGATCCTTCGAGGAACGGCCCTAACGATTACCACATTATCTCATCTTCCGATCAC GAGAAATTTGAGGATCTTAGGGCTAAGGGTTGTAATTTGCTCG GGCCACAATGCGTGCTTTCATGTGCAAAGGAACACAGGCCTCTTCCGAAACAAGGGTTCACTTGTTGCCTTGCGATGGATGGGGTTAAAGTCCTCGCGTCTGGTTTTGACATGGATGAGAAG GTTAAGATTGGGAAGTTGGTGACTGCAATGGGAGGTGTTTTGCATACTAAAGCATCTTCCGATGTGAGCTTTGTGATTGTGAAGAACGTTTTGGCTGCAAAGTACAAG TGGGCTTCTAACATTCTCAAGAAACCAATTGTTACTATCAATTGGTTACATCAATGCTGGACTGAGCACCGTGTGGTTCCTCAGGAGTCATACAGGGTTCTTCCCTTTTCTGGATTGACAATTTGTGTTACTAAAATTCCAGCAG ATGAACGCAAGGAGATGGAAATTCTTATCAAACAAAATGGGGGAAAATATTCTGCTGACCTTACCAGGAATTGCACACATTTAATAACTGAT GCTCCTGAAGGTGACAAATACAAGGTTGCCCGAAGATGGGGCCATATCCATATTGTTACTCGGAAATGGTTTGATCAATCTATTGCTAGAAAAG CATGTGTTAATGAGGAGTCCTATACTGTTCAGGGTGGTTCTGCATCTTCAATCAACTCTGTAAGGACACATTTGACAGCGTCACAAAGCCAAGACAAGAGTAATGTAAATTTCCAATCTGCCTCATCTTCATTGGCTGCAGATTCAATCTTGCAAGCTGTTCCATGTAGTGGGATTGGAGATCCAGATCTAGAAGCGACTCTTTCTCAGAACACATGTTCTACGTTTTTGGATGCTCCTATTTTTATCAAAGAGGGGGAAACCAGAGAGCCTGCCATGCAGGATAAGGATGAAAACAAGTTAGATGGGCTTGTTGCTGATGATTCTCAAACTGAGGACAGTGACTTGTACTTATCAGATTGCAGAATTTTACTTGTTGGTTTTGAAGCCTCTGAAATGCGTAAGCTAGTAAATATGGTGCGCAGAGGTGGGGGCTCCCGGTATATGTCATTCAATGAAAAATTGAGTCACATAGTTGTTGGAACTCCTTCAGAAGT TGAAAAAAAGGTTGTAAGGGGCCTTGCAGCTACAGGTGTCATTTCTGTGGTAAGGACAATCTGGCTTGAAGATTGTGATcatgaaaagaaagaagttTCTGTACTTCGGAGGCATATTGCTCATGATTTGCTCCTTCCAAAAG ATTCTGCTTGCTTGAACAAAGGAGCAGTGGTAGGCATTATAAACCAGGGGAAAAGCTCTACAGTTGCATCCAGCATGCCAGCTGACCAGTCACTGGGAAGCATGAACACTGGATCTAGAATGTTATTGGAGAAAAGCAAGCAAAGAATTCCGGAAGTTAACGTGAATTGGGACAACTTTCTAGAAGAAACAGCGAGGTCTGCTCAGCAAAGCATGCCTTctataaatgataaatataagaAGACTCAACAGAAGATGGAGCAATATTCCAACACTCTAAATGTTAAGGATGGGAAGGAATCAAGAGTGTTTAAGGGGAAGCAGTTTCGCTTTTCACATTCTTTTCCTGAAGATAGA AGAGCTGAAATTGTTCAGTGGGTAAATCAAGGGGGAGGAGATGTAGTGGATGATTGGTGCAAACAGAATGTGCACTTCGTTGTTGAATGTCATGGTGCTTTGCTACCCAAGTCTGTCAATGCCTCTCAAACTACTCATGTGTCCAGTCACTGGATTCGATCTTGTTTAGAG GATGGATGCTTGCTGGACGTCAGCAGTCACATTCTTTATTCTCCCCTTCCCTGCCAGATCCCTTTACCTGGATTTGAAAAGCTTCGCTTCTGTGTTTCACAGTATGAAGAGAAAGATAGATTGCTGTTAAGAAACTTGTGCTTTGTTCTTGGAGCTAAATTTGTGGAGAAACTGACTAAAAAGGTCACCCATTTGCTATGTAAGTTCACTGGGGGCCCAAAATATGAGGCTGCTTGTAAATGGGGAATAGAATCAGTTACATCTGAATGGATTTATGAGTGCATCAAGCAG AACGGAGTTGTTTATGTGGACTCATTTTGTCCAAAAGAAATTACTGCTCATGACCGGCAAGCAGGATTATGCATTATGAGCCAGTATCCTACACAAGCTGCTCAAATGATATCTGCTGACAAGGGTTCCCAGTTACCAACTCAATCTCATGACCTTGGGGACATACCAACTCAATCTATTTGTAATAGAAGTGACAGATTTAATGAAGAGGCAAGACATTCCAGTGTTCACACAAAAAGAGCAAGGCTTTTGGAAGATGAGAGTCAAAAGACTGTGCCTCCTTCTGGAGCACAAGACATGGATTTTATCAGCAAGATGAACTCTTCTGGAACCACCATCACTGCAGTTACCGAAGAAACTTCTCATGTTGTTCCTGATGTTGCTGCTGCTATTGAGGATTTGTTAGAGCAAACTAGTAAg ATTCATGATCTCAAATCACCAGGGAGGACTGGGTGTGAAAAACAT CTTTTCTCATCTGATTGTTCACCCCTTGGTCAAGATCATGCAGATTCTCATTCATCTTTTGACTTATCTAAGCACTGGTTAAACAG GTTATTCAGAAATTTGGTATCTGTGTAG
- the LOC117906739 gene encoding NAD kinase 2, chloroplastic, whose amino-acid sequence MVACGFWVCRVVVVDMNPSYSSTTGISNLTPYKLPPFFTSRSAVKLFGFGSQRKAHLRRRLKLVVSAELSKPFSLSFGLDSQAFRSHDLSQLPRIGPVPGDIAEVEAYCRIFRAAEWLHCALMDTLCNPLTGECSVSYDFTSEEKPLLEDKIVSVLGCMLSLLNKGREDVLSGRSSIMSSFRVADVSAMEDKLPPLAIFRGEMKRCCESLHFALENYLTPDDDRSFDVWRKLQRLKNVCYDSGFPRGDDYPSHMLFANWNPVYLSTSKEDRESKEAAFWSGGQVTEEGLKWLIDKGYKTIVDLRAENVKDIFYEAVVHDAVLSGKVELVKFPVEARTAPSMEQVEKFASLVSDSSKKPIYLHSKEGAWRTSAMVSRWRQYMARSALQLVSNQPIVPNEILSRDPDGREELHVLSDVRESKSLKDENESLQQSSDTINSSNGVFHEQASRAFDNKEESSNGAYNSHSSQGMASIEKIDNGVGSQVSFCREIDPLKSQFPPCDVFSKKEMSRFLRSKKITPPTYLNYQQKGFENLPVLGETYIGTRQRSKTNGTGSASRLVETGGSNGSLSHSNVSPKAQSSAAANGALKNDDSCVSVGSTVNGFYKGERCSMTGSDGSSFVNNKLNKDATSTTVREDQKSHDKASIVSGDDVLGQIEGNMCASTTGVVRVQSRKKAEMFLVRTDGFSCTREKVTESSLAFTHPSTQQQMLMWKSTPKTVLLLKKLGQALMEEAKEIASFLFYQEKMNVLVEPEVHDIFARIPGFGFVQTFYSQDTSDLHERVDFVACLGGDGVILHASNLFRDAVPPVVSFNLGSLGFLTSHTFEDYRQDLRQIIHGNSTLDGVYITLRMRLRCEIFRNGNAMPGKIFDVMNEIVVDRGSNPYLSKIECYEHDRLITKVQGDGVIVATPTGSTAYSTAAGGSMVHPNVPCMLFTPICPHSLSFRPVILPDSARLELKIPKDARSNAWVSFDGKRRQQLSRGDSVRISMSQHPLPTVNKSDQTGDWFHSLVRCLNWNDRLDQKAL is encoded by the exons ATGGTGGCATGTGGCTTCTGGGTGTGCCGCGTGGTCGTCGTCGACATGAATCCCTCCTATTCTTCGACCACCGGAATCTCCAATCTCACCCCCTACAAACTTCCTCCGTTCTTCACTTCCAGGAGCGCCGTCAAGCTTTTCGGGTTTGGTTCTCAGAGGAAGGCCCATCTCAGGAGACGTCTTAAGCTTGTTGTGAGCGCTGAGCTCTCCAAACCTTTCTCTCTCAGCTTCGGTTTGGACTCTCAG GCCTTCCGGTCTCATGATCTATCACAGTTGCCTAGGATTGGTCCAGTTCCTGGGGATATTGCAGAGGTTGAGGCATACTGTAGAATATTTCGAGCTGCCGAGTGGCTTCATTGTGCATTAATGGACACATTATGCAATCCATTAACTGGAGAATGTAGTGTTTCATATGATTTCACATCTGAGGAAAAACCATTATTGGAAGATAAGATAGTGTCTGTGCTTGGTTGCATGCTGTCTCTCCTAAACAAGGGAAGGGAGGATGTTCTCTCTGGAAGATCATCCATCATGAGTTCCTTTCGTGTTGCAGATGTAAGTGCAATGGAGGACAAACTTCCACCACTTGCCATTTTTCGGGGTGAGATGAAAAGGTGTTGCGAGAGCTTGCACTTTGCTCTTGAGAACTATTTGACACCTGATGATGATCGAAGCTTTGATGTATGGAGGAAACTGCAGAGGCTGAAAAATGTCTGCTATGATTCTGGTTTTCCACGTGGTGATGATTATCCCAGCCATATGCTCTTTGCAAACTGGAATCCTGTTTATTTATCCACTTCAAAAGAAGATAGAGAATCTAAGGAGGCAGCTTTTTGGAGTGGTGGCCAGGTGACAGAGGAAGGTTTGAAATGGTTAATTGATAAAGGATATAAAACTATTGTAGATCTTAGAGCAGAGAATGTGAAGGATATTTTCTATGAAGCAGTGGTACATGATGCTGTTTTGTCTGGAAAAGTTGAATTGGTCAAATTTCCAGTTGAAGCTCGTACTGCACCTTCAATGGAGCAGGTTGAGAAGTTTGCATCTTTGGTTTCAGACTCCAGCAAAAAGCCCATCTATCTTCACAGTAAAGAAGGAGCGTGGAGAACTTCTGCTATGGTTTCCAGATGGAGACAGTACATGGCTCGCTCTGCACTGCAGCTTGTCTCTAATCAACCAATCGTTCCCAATGAAATTCTATCACGAGATCCTGATGGAAGGGAAGAACTGCACGTGCTTTCAGATGTCAGAGAAAGTAAATCCCTGAAGGATGAAAATGAGTCTCTACAACAGAGTTCAGATACAATTAATAGTTCCAATGGAGTATTTCATGAACAGGCCTCTCGAGCATTCGATAACAAAGAGGAGAGCAGTAATGGTGCCTATAATAGCCATTCTAGTCAAGGTATGGCATCgattgaaaaaattgataatgGGGTAGGGTCTCAGGTGAGCTTCTGCCGGGAAATTGATCCTCTAAAGTCTCAGTTTCCTCCTTGTGATGTATTCTCCAAAAAAGAGATGTCCAGGTTTCTTAGAAGTAAAAAGATCACCCCCCCAACTTATTTGAATTATCAACAGAAAGGATTTGAGAATTTGCCAGTTTTAGGAGAGACATACATTGGGACAAGGCAGAGGAGTAAAACCAATGGTACTGGTTCTGCATCAAGGCTTGTGGAGACAGGTGGTTCCAATGGGTCTCTTAGTCATTCAAATGTATCTCCCAAGGCTCAGAGCTCAGCTGCTGCTAATGGGGCACTTAAGAATGATGATAGTTGTGTTTCTGTTGGTTCAACTGTGAATGGATTTTATAAAGGGGAAAGGTGTTCCATGACTGGGTCTGATGGCTCTAGCTTtgtaaataacaaattaaataaggaTGCTACATCTACAACTGTTAGGGAGGATCAGAAAAGCCATGACAAGGCCTCCATAGTTTCAGGTGATGATGTCTTGGGACAGATTGAAGGAAATATGTGTGCTTCTACAACAGGGGTTGTGAGGGTTCAGTCCAGAAAGAAAGCAGAGATGTTCTTAGTTCGCACTGATGGATTCTCATGTACTAGAGAAAAGGTAACTGAATCCTCCTTGGCCTTCACTCATCCCAGTACCCAGCAACAGATGCTTATGTGGAAATCTACACCAAAGACTGTATTATTGTTGAAGAAGCTAGGACAAGCACTAATGGAAGAAGCTAAAGAG ATtgcctcttttttgttttaccAAGAGAAGATGAATGTTCTTGTTGAACCAGAAGTGCATGACATATTTGCAAGAATCCCGGGTTTTGGATTTGTTCAAACTTTCTATAGTCAAGATACCAG TGATCTTCATGAGAGGGTTGATTTTGTGGCTTGCTTGGGAGGAGATGGCGTTATACTCCATGCATCAAATCTATTTAGAGATGCTGTTCCCCCTGTTGTATCGTTTAATCTTGGATCTCTTGGATTTCTCACATCCCATACA TTTGAAGACTACAGGCAGGACTTAAGACAAATCATCCATGGGAACAGCACACTGGATGGCGTTTATATAACTCTGAGAATGCGTCTCCGTTGTGAAATTTTTCGAAATGGAAATGCCATGCCTGGGAAAATATTTGATGTCATGAATGAGATTGTTGTTGATCGTGGCTCCAACCCGTACCTATCTAAGATTGAATGTTATGAACATGATCGCCTTATAACTAAG GTGCAAGGTGATGGAGTAATAGTTGCCACACCTACAGGGAGTACTGCTTACTCAACAGCTGCTGGAGGTTCCATG GTGCATCCAAATGTTCCGTGCATGCTGTTTACTCCAATTTGCCCACACTCCCTCTCATTTAGACCTGTTATACTTCCAGATTCTGCAAGGCTTGAGTTAAAG ATCCCGAAGGATGCACGAAGCAATGCATGGGTTTCATTTGATGGAAAGAGAAGGCAGCAACTCTCAAGAGGAGATTCTGTTAGAATATCCATGAGCCAGCACCCTCTCCCAACTGTCAACAAATCTGATCAAACTGGTGATTGGTTCCACAGCTTGGTCCGTTGCCTGAACTGGAACGACAGGCTTGATCAGAAAGCCCTTTGA